In a single window of the Terrirubrum flagellatum genome:
- a CDS encoding ABC transporter permease, whose amino-acid sequence MAGSTLASPSAEVAVAAPTRPVSVSPARETWRRFRRHRLAMASVIVLGLLIFGVVVGPLLWPVRIDDIDFAAQLQGPSWQHPFGTDDLGQDILARMIYGGRISLAVGLAAMVVATVIGIIVGALAGISRGLKDSALMWVTDLFLSLPQLPLLLLIIYLFRDKLKQAFGVEGGVFIMIVVVIGGLRWMPVARLVRAQFLSLREKEFVEAARAQGASKWRQVVHHILPNALGPVIVAGTIEVSAAIIAESTLSFLGLGFPPDIPTWGRILFDAKDNLDVAAHWALFPGAAIFLSVLSINFIGDGLRDALDPRRVI is encoded by the coding sequence ATGGCTGGCTCGACCCTCGCATCTCCTTCGGCTGAGGTGGCCGTGGCGGCGCCGACGCGCCCCGTCTCGGTCTCGCCGGCGCGGGAGACCTGGCGCCGCTTCCGTCGCCACCGGCTCGCGATGGCGAGCGTCATCGTGCTCGGGCTGCTGATCTTCGGCGTCGTCGTCGGACCGCTGCTCTGGCCGGTCCGGATCGACGACATCGACTTCGCAGCCCAGCTCCAGGGCCCGTCCTGGCAGCATCCGTTCGGCACCGACGATCTCGGACAGGATATTCTCGCCCGCATGATCTATGGCGGCCGCATCTCGCTGGCTGTCGGCCTTGCGGCGATGGTGGTCGCGACCGTGATCGGAATCATCGTCGGCGCGCTCGCGGGAATTTCGCGAGGGCTCAAGGATTCGGCGCTGATGTGGGTGACGGACCTGTTTCTGTCGCTGCCGCAGCTCCCGCTGCTTCTCCTGATCATCTATCTCTTTCGGGACAAGCTGAAGCAGGCGTTCGGCGTCGAGGGCGGCGTCTTCATCATGATCGTCGTGGTGATCGGCGGGCTGCGCTGGATGCCGGTCGCGCGCCTCGTGCGCGCTCAGTTCCTGTCGCTGCGCGAGAAAGAATTCGTCGAGGCGGCGCGCGCGCAGGGCGCGAGCAAATGGCGGCAGGTGGTGCATCACATCTTGCCGAACGCGCTCGGACCCGTGATCGTCGCCGGCACGATCGAGGTGTCCGCCGCGATCATTGCGGAATCCACTCTCTCCTTCCTCGGGCTTGGATTCCCGCCCGACATTCCGACATGGGGGCGAATCCTGTTCGACGCGAAAGACAATCTCGACGTGGCGGCGCATTGGGCGCTGTTCCCCGGCGCCGCGATCTTCCTCTCGGTGCTCTCGATCAATTTCATCGGCGACGGACTTCGGGACGCGCTCGATCCAAGGCGCGTGATCTGA
- a CDS encoding ABC transporter ATP-binding protein: MTTPILSVENLTTSFRVDGKWRPVVRDVSFSIGARETLAVVGESGSGKSVTALSIMRLTSSGNTKTEGRISLEGRDLLKLPEAEMRRIRGDDIAMIFQEPMTSLNPVLTVGFQIAEALILHRGLSRAEADAETIRLFDKVRIPSAKSRIHEYPHRFSGGMRQRVMIAMALACKPKLLIADEPTTALDVTIQAQILELIKMLQEEEGMSVLFITHDMGVVAEIADRMVVMYNGQAVETGETEKIFARAEHPYTRALLSAVPKLGSMSGRARPMRFPVVDRATGLSDTPAEAPDTVAAAERPVLEVRDLVTRFDIRAGVFGRVSGSVHAVENVSFSLQAGETLALVGESGCGKSTTGRSVMRLIEPLSGTVLLDGEDVLKLGQNELRERRKKMQMIFQDPFASLDPRMTVGAAIAEPLIINKLATRGEAREKIADLLKRVGLSPDMSGRFPHEFSGGQRQRICIARALAVQPRLIVADESVSALDVSIKAQVVNLMLDLQSSFKLAYLFISHDMAVVERVSHRVAVMYLGEIVEIGPRAAIFGNPQHPYTKMLLAAVPVSDPTRRKDKRPVSTHEIRNPIRPVGYVLPQRTYREVSPGHVVQVWGDEWARVEAQNQAA, translated from the coding sequence ATGACGACCCCTATCCTCTCCGTTGAAAACCTGACCACTTCGTTCCGCGTGGACGGCAAGTGGCGTCCTGTCGTGCGCGACGTATCCTTCTCGATCGGCGCGCGCGAGACGCTCGCCGTCGTCGGCGAATCCGGTTCGGGCAAGAGCGTCACCGCGCTCTCGATCATGCGGCTGACATCGAGCGGCAACACCAAGACCGAAGGCAGGATCTCGCTCGAAGGGCGCGATCTTCTCAAGCTTCCGGAAGCGGAGATGCGCCGCATCCGCGGCGACGACATCGCCATGATCTTCCAGGAGCCGATGACGAGCCTCAATCCGGTGCTCACCGTCGGATTCCAGATCGCCGAAGCGCTTATCCTGCATCGCGGCCTGTCGCGCGCCGAAGCGGACGCCGAAACGATCAGGCTGTTCGACAAGGTTCGCATCCCCTCGGCGAAATCGCGCATCCACGAATATCCGCATCGCTTCTCCGGCGGCATGCGGCAGCGCGTGATGATCGCCATGGCGCTGGCCTGCAAGCCGAAGCTGCTGATCGCGGACGAGCCGACGACGGCGCTCGACGTGACGATCCAGGCGCAGATTCTCGAGCTCATCAAGATGTTGCAGGAGGAAGAGGGCATGTCCGTCCTCTTCATCACGCACGATATGGGCGTCGTCGCCGAAATCGCCGACCGTATGGTGGTGATGTATAACGGACAGGCGGTCGAGACCGGCGAGACGGAGAAAATCTTCGCGCGCGCCGAACATCCCTATACGCGCGCGCTCCTGTCCGCGGTGCCGAAGCTTGGCTCGATGAGCGGCCGTGCGAGGCCGATGCGGTTTCCCGTCGTCGATCGCGCGACGGGGCTTTCGGACACGCCTGCGGAAGCCCCTGACACCGTCGCCGCGGCCGAGCGGCCGGTGCTGGAGGTGCGCGATCTCGTCACCCGTTTCGACATCCGCGCCGGCGTTTTCGGCCGCGTCAGCGGCAGCGTGCATGCGGTCGAGAACGTCTCCTTCTCTTTGCAAGCCGGAGAAACGCTGGCGCTGGTCGGCGAATCCGGCTGCGGCAAGTCAACGACGGGCCGCTCCGTGATGCGCCTCATTGAGCCGCTCAGCGGCACTGTGCTGCTCGATGGCGAGGACGTGCTGAAGCTCGGGCAGAACGAGCTGCGCGAGCGGCGCAAGAAGATGCAGATGATCTTCCAGGACCCGTTCGCGAGTCTTGACCCGCGCATGACGGTCGGCGCGGCGATCGCCGAGCCGCTCATCATCAACAAACTCGCGACGCGCGGCGAAGCGCGCGAGAAGATCGCCGATCTCCTGAAGCGCGTCGGCCTGTCGCCCGACATGTCGGGCCGCTTCCCGCATGAATTCTCGGGCGGCCAGCGTCAGCGCATCTGCATTGCGCGCGCTCTCGCGGTGCAGCCGCGGCTGATCGTGGCGGATGAATCGGTGTCGGCGCTCGACGTGTCGATCAAGGCGCAGGTGGTGAATCTGATGCTCGATCTGCAGAGCTCCTTCAAGCTCGCCTATCTCTTCATCTCGCACGACATGGCGGTCGTCGAACGCGTCAGCCATCGCGTCGCGGTGATGTATCTCGGCGAGATCGTCGAGATCGGGCCGCGCGCGGCGATCTTCGGCAATCCACAGCATCCCTACACGAAGATGCTGCTGGCCGCGGTGCCGGTGTCCGATCCGACGCGGCGGAAGGACAAGCGGCCGGTGTCGACGCACGAGATCAGGAATCCGATCAGGCCGGTCGGCTATGTGCTTCCGCAGCGGACCTATCGCGAGGTCTCGCCGGGCCATGTGGTGCAGGTGTGGGGCGATGAGTGGGCGCGCGTCGAGGCGCAGAACCAAGCTGCGTGA
- the zwf gene encoding glucose-6-phosphate dehydrogenase, which translates to MISRIIQVDPFDLIVFGATGDLSARKLLPALFQRDVAGQIPESSRVIGASRKPMSDADFRAFAKSAIEEHVPDKERTPESVEHFIQRLAYVAVDAMSDGGWSDLKALIEKARGHIRVYYLATGPDLFGPICDRLSSLGLVDDTARVIVEKPLGKDLESAREVNDLIGKAFPETRIFRIDHYLGKETVQNLMALRFANALFEPLWNAGHIDHVQITVAETLGVGGRVGYYDTAGALRDMAQNHLLQLLCLVAMEPPTSMAADAVRDEKLKVLQSLAPIRGEQAAQLTVRGQYRAGAAEGGAVKGYLDELGDASSRTETFVAIKAQIANWRWAGVPFYLRTGKRLATRVSEIVVGFRPIPHSMFDGSAGPLSPNQLVIRLQPNEGVRLWLMIKDPGPGGMRLRRIPLDMTFAEAFHTRNPDAYERLLMDVVRGNQTLFMRRDEVEAAWSWIDPIQEAWKANEEPPKPYASGTSGPSAAIALIERDGRTWHEDEPV; encoded by the coding sequence ATGATCTCGCGCATCATCCAGGTCGATCCATTCGATCTCATCGTCTTTGGCGCGACGGGCGATCTCTCCGCCCGCAAATTGCTGCCCGCTCTCTTCCAGCGAGATGTCGCAGGACAGATCCCGGAATCATCCCGCGTCATCGGCGCGTCGCGCAAGCCGATGAGCGACGCGGATTTTCGCGCTTTCGCCAAATCCGCCATCGAGGAGCATGTGCCCGACAAGGAGCGCACGCCCGAGAGTGTGGAGCATTTCATCCAGCGCCTGGCTTACGTCGCCGTTGATGCGATGTCGGATGGCGGCTGGAGCGATCTCAAGGCGCTCATCGAAAAAGCGCGTGGCCATATCCGCGTCTATTATCTCGCCACCGGCCCCGATCTGTTCGGGCCGATCTGTGACAGGCTGTCGTCGCTCGGCCTTGTCGATGACACCGCGCGCGTAATCGTCGAGAAGCCACTCGGCAAGGACCTCGAATCCGCGCGCGAGGTGAACGATTTGATCGGGAAGGCTTTCCCCGAGACGCGAATCTTCCGCATCGATCACTATCTCGGCAAGGAGACGGTGCAGAATCTCATGGCGTTGCGCTTCGCCAACGCGCTGTTCGAGCCGCTCTGGAATGCCGGCCATATCGATCATGTGCAGATCACGGTCGCCGAAACGCTCGGCGTCGGCGGACGCGTCGGCTATTACGACACGGCCGGAGCGCTGCGCGACATGGCGCAGAACCATCTGTTGCAATTGCTCTGCCTCGTCGCCATGGAGCCGCCGACCTCGATGGCGGCTGACGCGGTGCGCGATGAAAAGCTCAAGGTGCTGCAATCGCTGGCGCCGATCCGCGGCGAGCAGGCGGCGCAGCTCACCGTGCGCGGACAATATCGCGCCGGCGCGGCCGAAGGCGGCGCGGTGAAGGGATATCTCGACGAACTCGGCGACGCTTCAAGCCGCACCGAGACCTTCGTCGCGATCAAGGCGCAGATCGCCAACTGGCGATGGGCCGGAGTGCCCTTCTATCTCCGTACGGGAAAGCGGCTGGCGACGCGCGTGTCTGAAATCGTCGTCGGTTTCCGGCCGATCCCGCACTCGATGTTCGACGGTTCGGCGGGGCCGCTTTCGCCCAACCAGCTTGTCATCCGGCTGCAGCCGAATGAAGGTGTGCGTCTCTGGCTGATGATCAAGGATCCCGGTCCCGGCGGCATGCGCCTGCGCCGCATTCCGCTCGACATGACGTTCGCGGAAGCGTTCCACACACGCAATCCCGACGCCTATGAACGGCTGCTGATGGATGTCGTGCGCGGCAACCAGACGCTCTTCATGCGTCGCGACGAAGTCGAGGCGGCGTGGAGCTGGATCGATCCGATCCAAGAAGCGTGGAAGGCGAATGAGGAGCCGCCGAAGCCCTACGCGTCGGGGACGTCTGGACCGTCAGCCGCCATCGCGCTGATCGAACGCGATGGGCGCACCTGGCACGAGGACGAGCCGGTTTGA
- a CDS encoding ABC transporter ATP-binding protein, with translation MTILNRTTFGVRSGAITTVIGPNGAGKSTVFKTVFGLLAARQGTINFDGRDVTNWQPRQLLEAGICYVPQGRNIFPEMSVRNNIELGAVAAGKSITDLPDRIEKALDRFPVLRRKADRQAGTLSGGEQKQLEIVRGLLLDPKLILIDEPSIGLSPMMVEETFGILKELRGKGVSILMIEQNARSALEMSDYGIVLELGQTRIVDTAQNVLHDPRIGALFLGGSIEPAAA, from the coding sequence ATGACGATCCTCAACCGCACGACATTCGGCGTGCGCAGCGGCGCGATCACAACGGTGATCGGCCCAAACGGTGCAGGCAAATCGACCGTCTTCAAGACGGTGTTCGGATTGCTCGCGGCGCGGCAGGGGACAATCAATTTCGACGGTCGCGACGTCACCAACTGGCAGCCGCGTCAGCTGCTCGAAGCGGGCATTTGTTATGTGCCGCAGGGCCGCAACATCTTCCCGGAGATGTCGGTTCGCAACAATATCGAACTTGGCGCCGTGGCGGCGGGCAAGTCGATCACTGATCTGCCCGATCGCATCGAGAAGGCGCTCGATCGCTTTCCCGTTCTCCGGCGCAAGGCCGATCGTCAGGCGGGAACGCTGTCTGGCGGCGAACAGAAGCAGCTTGAGATCGTGCGCGGGCTGCTGCTCGATCCGAAACTCATCCTGATCGACGAGCCCTCGATCGGCCTCTCGCCGATGATGGTGGAAGAAACCTTTGGCATCCTGAAGGAACTGCGCGGGAAAGGCGTCTCGATCCTGATGATCGAGCAGAACGCGCGTTCGGCGCTGGAGATGTCCGACTACGGCATTGTGCTTGAGCTTGGTCAAACGCGCATCGTCGACACCGCGCAGAACGTGCTGCACGATCCGCGCATCGGCGCGCTGTTCCTTGGCGGATCGATCGAACCCGCAGCTGCGTGA
- a CDS encoding ABC transporter ATP-binding protein, which yields MTPVLKVNGISKSFGGIAAVSGVSFEVYEREILGIIGPNGCGKSTLFNCILGQLQPNEGQVQLDGKTVTGMRPCDLNRLGVSRTFQLLQVFPQLTVRENLILAGQEHKGGMVTRLLGPRDAGLGAAADQMIGFFKLDHLRHERAGGLSYGQQKLLDAAMAFMAGPRLVLLDEPAGGVNLTMLANLKERLQAINAEQGATFVVIEHNMEFVMSLCTRVIVLAEGKVLAEGTPASVRSNPKVIEAYLGH from the coding sequence ATGACGCCCGTTCTCAAGGTCAACGGAATTTCGAAATCGTTCGGCGGCATCGCTGCGGTCAGCGGCGTCTCGTTCGAAGTCTATGAGCGCGAGATTCTCGGCATCATCGGGCCGAACGGCTGCGGGAAATCGACGCTCTTCAACTGCATCCTCGGGCAACTGCAGCCGAACGAAGGACAAGTGCAGCTCGATGGCAAAACGGTCACCGGCATGCGGCCCTGCGATCTCAATCGCCTGGGCGTCAGCCGCACGTTCCAGCTTCTGCAGGTGTTTCCGCAACTCACCGTGCGCGAGAATCTCATTCTCGCCGGGCAGGAGCACAAGGGCGGCATGGTCACGCGCCTTCTCGGCCCGCGCGACGCCGGCCTTGGCGCCGCCGCCGACCAGATGATCGGATTCTTCAAGCTCGATCATCTCAGGCATGAACGCGCCGGCGGTCTCTCCTACGGCCAGCAGAAATTGCTCGACGCCGCCATGGCCTTCATGGCGGGGCCGCGCCTCGTGCTGCTCGACGAGCCCGCGGGCGGCGTCAATCTCACCATGCTCGCCAATCTCAAGGAGCGTCTGCAGGCGATCAACGCGGAGCAGGGTGCGACCTTCGTCGTCATCGAACATAATATGGAATTCGTGATGTCGCTCTGCACGCGCGTCATCGTGCTGGCGGAAGGCAAGGTGCTCGCCGAGGGAACGCCGGCGAGCGTGCGCAGCAACCCCAAAGTGATCGAGGCTTATCTTGGCCACTGA
- a CDS encoding branched-chain amino acid ABC transporter permease, giving the protein MTPSTMLKAGGALVAAALLMILPIYLSRYGVYISTRWAILTIAAIGLNLTLGYAGQVSLAQGAFVGVGAYAGALLTTHGFPFALALLVAILLCFVIGWLLGYPALRVQHHYLAFVTLAFSTLAYLVFRNEEWLTGGIYGIVGVPRPTIFGYPTKTALPFYYFSLFMLALVSFAVWWLVRSPWGRAFVALRENPVRALSLGVDTRRYTLMAFAIGSALGGVSGVLYGPLVEFVDPTPFGLNLSLDLLLMVIVGGSGFFFGPYLGALIAVLLPEWLRFTEGLYLILYALLVMVMLAISPRGLLGIIDNWIAQRRTKAASAARAAAQPTLKAASQ; this is encoded by the coding sequence ATGACGCCCTCAACCATGCTCAAGGCGGGCGGCGCGCTCGTCGCCGCGGCGCTTCTTATGATTCTGCCGATCTATCTCAGCCGCTACGGTGTCTATATCTCGACACGCTGGGCGATCCTGACGATTGCGGCGATTGGCCTCAATCTCACGCTTGGCTACGCTGGCCAGGTATCGCTGGCGCAGGGCGCTTTCGTCGGCGTCGGCGCCTATGCTGGCGCGCTGCTGACGACGCACGGATTTCCCTTTGCGCTCGCGCTCCTGGTCGCCATCCTTCTCTGCTTCGTCATCGGCTGGCTGCTCGGCTATCCCGCGCTGCGCGTGCAGCATCATTATCTCGCTTTCGTCACGCTCGCTTTCTCCACGCTCGCCTATCTCGTCTTCCGCAACGAGGAATGGCTGACGGGCGGCATCTATGGGATCGTCGGCGTGCCGAGGCCGACAATATTCGGCTATCCGACGAAAACGGCGCTGCCCTTCTACTATTTCTCGCTGTTCATGCTGGCGCTCGTATCGTTCGCCGTGTGGTGGCTGGTGCGCTCGCCCTGGGGCCGCGCTTTCGTCGCGCTGCGCGAGAATCCCGTTCGCGCGCTGTCGCTCGGCGTTGACACCAGGCGCTACACGCTGATGGCGTTCGCCATCGGATCGGCGCTGGGCGGGGTATCAGGCGTACTCTATGGCCCGCTTGTTGAGTTCGTCGATCCGACGCCGTTCGGGCTCAATCTCTCGCTCGATCTCTTGCTCATGGTGATTGTCGGCGGCTCTGGTTTCTTCTTTGGCCCCTATCTCGGCGCGCTCATCGCCGTGCTGCTGCCGGAATGGCTGCGCTTCACCGAGGGCCTCTATCTCATCCTCTATGCGCTGCTCGTCATGGTCATGCTTGCGATCTCGCCGCGCGGCCTGCTCGGGATCATCGATAACTGGATCGCGCAGCGTCGCACCAAGGCGGCTTCGGCCGCGCGCGCCGCGGCCCAGCCGACGCTGAAGGCGGCTTCGCAATGA
- a CDS encoding branched-chain amino acid ABC transporter permease, whose product MQEFIQLVITGLATGAIYALGAIGFTLLWQTSQTINFAQGEFVMLPAFFMLAAANTGMPFWLAILIGVAVTMFVLGVGFKLVLVDPMLKHGVLPLAIATMALSLFIKDSVKEFYSPEAQNFPSIIPSVNIDILGAVLSLQSLGVLAIAVIAVLALQYFLNRTLIGRQMQATAQNITVARILGVPVQRMILYTFLINAGLVALASLLITPIYLAKFSSGEVLGQAAFIAAIVGGFNQVRGAIAGGLLLGVVDNLAATYISTQYRGAIPLFLLIGIILFRPQGLLGRAEERTV is encoded by the coding sequence GTGCAGGAATTCATCCAGCTCGTCATCACGGGTCTCGCGACCGGCGCGATCTATGCGCTTGGCGCCATCGGCTTCACGCTGCTGTGGCAGACCTCGCAGACCATCAATTTCGCCCAGGGCGAGTTCGTCATGCTGCCGGCCTTCTTCATGCTGGCGGCGGCGAATACGGGCATGCCCTTCTGGCTGGCGATCCTGATCGGCGTCGCCGTCACCATGTTCGTTCTCGGTGTTGGCTTCAAGCTGGTGCTGGTCGATCCCATGCTGAAGCACGGCGTGCTGCCGCTCGCCATCGCGACCATGGCGTTGTCGCTCTTCATCAAGGACAGCGTGAAGGAATTCTATTCGCCGGAGGCGCAGAACTTTCCGTCGATCATCCCTTCGGTGAATATCGACATTCTGGGCGCCGTTCTTTCGCTGCAGAGCCTCGGCGTTCTCGCGATCGCGGTGATTGCCGTGCTGGCGCTGCAATATTTTCTCAACCGCACGCTGATTGGCCGCCAGATGCAGGCGACGGCGCAGAATATCACCGTGGCGCGCATTCTCGGCGTGCCGGTGCAGCGGATGATCCTTTACACCTTCCTGATCAATGCGGGGCTCGTGGCGCTCGCCTCGCTGCTGATCACGCCGATCTATCTCGCGAAATTCTCCTCGGGCGAAGTGTTGGGGCAGGCGGCCTTCATCGCCGCCATCGTCGGCGGTTTCAATCAGGTGCGTGGCGCCATCGCCGGCGGGCTGCTGCTTGGCGTCGTCGACAATCTCGCGGCGACCTACATCTCAACCCAGTATCGCGGGGCGATCCCGCTGTTCCTTTTGATCGGAATTATCCTGTTCCGTCCGCAAGGCCTGCTGGGCCGGGCCGAGGAGCGCACGGTATGA